One Bosea sp. 685 DNA segment encodes these proteins:
- a CDS encoding alpha-hydroxy acid oxidase: MAQPLTIEDLRILAKRRVPRMFYDYADSGAWTEGTYRANETDFAVIKLRQRVAVDMTNRTLASTMVGQPVAMPVALAPTGLTGMQHADGEILAARAAAKAGVPFTLSTMSICSLEDIANHVGKPFWFQLYVMKDRDFIARLIQRAKDAGVTALVLTLDLQILGQRHKDIRNGLSAPPKPTIANLINLATKPRWCLGMLDTPRRSFGNIVGHAKGVGDLSSLSSWTAEQFDPALSWDDVKWIKDLWGGKLILKGILDPEDAEMAAKSGADALIVSNHGGRQLDGALSSIAALPAIVEQVGGRMEILFDGGIRSGQDVIKALALGAHGTFIGRAFLYGLGAMGEEGVTRCLDIIRKELDITMALCGLRDVRDVDGRILVGGKG; the protein is encoded by the coding sequence ATGGCCCAGCCCCTGACCATCGAGGATCTGCGCATCCTGGCCAAGCGCCGGGTGCCGCGCATGTTCTACGACTACGCCGATTCCGGCGCCTGGACCGAGGGCACCTACCGCGCCAACGAGACCGATTTCGCCGTCATCAAGCTGCGCCAGCGCGTCGCCGTCGACATGACCAACCGCACGCTGGCTTCGACCATGGTCGGCCAGCCCGTCGCCATGCCGGTCGCGCTCGCCCCCACCGGCCTCACCGGCATGCAGCACGCCGATGGCGAAATCCTCGCCGCGCGCGCCGCGGCCAAGGCCGGCGTGCCCTTCACGCTCTCGACCATGAGCATCTGCTCGCTCGAGGACATCGCCAACCATGTCGGCAAGCCGTTCTGGTTCCAGCTCTATGTGATGAAGGACCGCGACTTCATCGCCCGGCTGATCCAGCGCGCCAAGGATGCCGGCGTCACGGCGCTGGTGCTGACGCTCGACCTGCAGATCCTCGGCCAGCGCCACAAGGACATCCGCAACGGCCTCAGCGCACCGCCCAAGCCCACCATCGCCAACCTGATCAACCTCGCCACCAAGCCGCGCTGGTGCCTGGGCATGCTCGACACGCCGCGCCGCTCCTTCGGCAATATCGTCGGCCACGCCAAGGGCGTCGGCGATCTCTCCTCGCTCTCCTCCTGGACCGCCGAGCAGTTCGACCCGGCCCTGAGCTGGGACGACGTCAAATGGATCAAGGATCTCTGGGGCGGCAAGCTGATCCTCAAGGGCATCCTCGACCCCGAAGATGCCGAGATGGCAGCCAAGAGCGGCGCCGACGCGTTGATCGTCTCCAACCATGGCGGCCGCCAGCTCGACGGCGCACTGTCCTCGATCGCGGCGCTGCCGGCTATCGTCGAGCAGGTCGGCGGGCGCATGGAGATCCTGTTCGACGGCGGCATCCGCTCGGGCCAGGACGTGATCAAGGCGCTGGCGCTCGGCGCCCACGGCACCTTCATCGGCCGCGCCTTCCTCTATGGGCTGGGCGCCATGGGCGAAGAGGGCGTCACCCGCTGCCTCGACATCATCCGCAAGGAACTCGACATCACCATGGCGCTGTGCGGCCTGCGCGATGTGCGCGATGTCGATGGGCGGATTCTGGTGGGCGGCAAGGGCTGA